The following proteins come from a genomic window of Populus nigra chromosome 6, ddPopNigr1.1, whole genome shotgun sequence:
- the LOC133697766 gene encoding high mobility group B protein 1-like, which translates to MKIAKGKGTARTEKKEVLLPVEDRKIGKRKAALKANESSKKRVKKEKITKKDPNKPKRPPSAFFVFLEEFRKVYKQEHPNVKAVSAVGKAGGEKWKSLSAAEKAPYEAKAAKRKSDYEKLMTAYNKKQDTDDGDDDDNDDDNIEQSHKSKSEVNGQNDESDEEDEDDDGDDDDEDD; encoded by the exons ATGAAAATTGCCAAGGGCAAGGGGACAGCAAGGACGGAAAAGAAGGAAGTATTACTCCCGGTTGAGGACAg GAAGATTGGAAAGCGAAAGGCAGCTCTAAAGGCTAATGAGAGTAGCAAGAAACgagtcaagaaagaaaaaatcaccaAGAAGGACCCTAACAAACCCAAAAGGCCTCCTAgtgctttctttgtttttct AGAAGAGTTCAGGAAGGTATACAAACAAGAGCACCCCAATGTGAAGGCTGTGTCAGCT GTGGGGAAAGCCGGAGGAGAGAAGTGGAAATCCTTGTCCGCTGCA GAGAAAGCTCCATATGAAGCTAAAGCAGCAAAACGAAAATCAGACTATGAAAAGCTAATGACAGCTTACAATAAAAAACAG GATAcggatgatggtgatgatgacgATAATGACGATGACAACATCGAACAATCTCACAAGTCCAAATCTGAAGTCAATGGCCAAAATGACGAGAGTGATGAG GAGGATGAGGATGACGATGGtgacgatgatgatgaagatgactGA
- the LOC133695635 gene encoding 3beta,22alpha-dihydroxysteroid 3-dehydrogenase-like: MAVISLYLVFFVVLPAIVLIAHRSSRCRRLRLPPGSLGLPFVGETLQLISAYKTENPEPFIDERVSRFGSLFTTHVFGEPTVFSVDPETNRFIMQNEGKLFECSYPGSISNLLGKHSLLLMKGSLHKRMHSLTMSFANSSIIRDHLLVDIDRLIRLNLDSWSDRVLLMEEAKKITFELTMKQLMSFDPCEWTESLRKEYVLVIEGFFSVPLPIFSPTYRRAIKARTKVAEALSMVVKQRRIESELGEKRKDMLAALVASDDHGSFSDEEIVDFLVALLVAGYETTSTSMTLAIKFLTETPLALAQITEEHEQIRAKKGEGGALEWSDYKSMTFTQCVVNETLRIANIIGGIFRRTMTDINVKGYTIPKGWKVFASFRGVHLDHEYFKDARTFNPWRWQNNSGATCPANVFTPFGGGQRLCPGYELARVELSVFLHHLVTLFSWTPAGEDKLVFFPTTRTQKRYPINVQRRDRVPAM; encoded by the exons ATGGCGgttatttctctttatttggttttctttgtggTTCTCCCGGCGATAGTCCTTATCGCTCACCGGAGCTCTCGGTGCCGACGGCTCCGGTTGCCGCCGGGGAGTTTGGGTCTGCCCTTTGTTGGGGAGACTCTGCAGTTGATATCTGCATACAAGACCGAGAACCCTGAACCGTTTATAGATGAGCGGGTGAGCCGGTTCGGTTCGTTGTTTACGACCCATGTTTTCGGTGAACCCACTGTTTTTTCTGTTGATCCGGAAACGAACCGGTTCATCATGCAAAATGAAGGGAAGTTGTTTGAGTGTAGTTACCCGGGTTCGATAAGCAACTTGCTGGGAAAACACTCCTTGTTGTTGATGAAGGGCAGTCTTCACAAAAGAATGCACTCTTTGACCATGAGTTTTGCTAACTCTTCAATCATTAGAGACCATCTTCTGGTTGATATAGACCGGTTGATCCGTCTCAATTTAGATTCCTGGTCTGACCGGGTTCTTCTCATGGAGGAGGCCAAGAAG ATTACATTTGAGTTGACAATGAAGCAGCTAATGAGCTTCGATCCATGTGAATGGACCGAGAGTCTAAGAAAAGAGTACGTGCTTGTTATTGAAGGCTTTTTCAGTGTGCCACTACCCATCTTTTCCCCCACTTACCGCAGAGCTATCAAA GCTAGGACTAAGGTGGCAGAGGCTTTGAGCATGGTAGTGAAGCAAAGGAGGATAGAGAGTGAGTTAGGAGAGAAGAGGAAGGACATGCTGGCAGCTCTTGTAGCTTCAGATGATCATGGCAGCTTCTCGGACGAGGAAATAGTGGATTTCTTGGTAGCTTTGCTTGTCGCAGGCTATGAAACTACATCTACTAGCATGACTCTTGCTATTAAGTTCCTCACTGAGACACCTCTCGCTTTGGCTCAGATCACG GAGGAGCATGAACAGATTAGAGCGAAGAAGGGTGAGGGGGGAGCTCTTGAGTGGAGTGATTACAAGTCAATGACCTTCACTCAATGT GTTGTTAATGAGACGCTGAGAATCGCGAACATTATAGGTGGGATATTTAGACGAACGATGACAGATATCAATGTAAAAG GCTACACAATTCCTAAAGGATGGAAGGTTTTTGCATCCTTTCGTGGTGTGCATTTAGACCACGAATACTTTAAGGATGCTCGGACTTTCAATCCATGGAGATGGCAG AACAACTCGGGGGCAACATGCCCAGCAAATGTGTTCACTCCATTTGGAGGAGGGCAACGGCTATGCCCAGGATATGAGCTTGCTAGAGTAGAACTCTCTGTTTTCCTTCACCACCTAGTCACCCTTTTCAG TTGGACTCCAGCTGGAGAAGATAAGCTGGTTTTCTTTCCAACTACGCGGACACAGAAGCGATATCCCATCAATGTGCAGCGTCGAGATCGTGTCCCGGCCATGTAA